From Armatimonadota bacterium, the proteins below share one genomic window:
- a CDS encoding CoA-binding protein: MAHSPEALLRILRSTRTIAVVGLSNKPDRPSYEVASYLKDAGYRIIPVNPTVTEVLGERAYPGLRDVSEPVDVVLIFRRPSEVPAVVDDAVAVGAKVVWMQPGAENEEAAARARAAGLEAVVGACMMTVHRALARA, encoded by the coding sequence GTGGCGCATTCGCCGGAGGCCCTGCTGCGGATCCTCCGTTCCACCCGCACCATCGCGGTGGTGGGCCTGTCCAACAAACCCGACCGCCCCAGTTACGAGGTGGCCAGTTACCTCAAGGACGCCGGGTACCGGATCATCCCCGTCAACCCCACCGTGACCGAGGTGCTGGGAGAGCGAGCCTATCCCGGCCTGCGGGACGTGTCGGAGCCGGTGGACGTGGTGCTGATCTTCCGGCGCCCCTCGGAGGTGCCGGCTGTGGTGGACGACGCCGTCGCCGTCGGGGCCAAGGTGGTGTGGATGCAGCCCGGGGCCGAGAATGAGGAGGCCGCCGCCCGCGCCCGCGCCGCCGGCCTGGAGGCGGTGGTGGGGGCGTGCATGATGACCGTCCACCGCGCCCTGGCCCGGGCCTGA
- a CDS encoding glutaredoxin family protein translates to MKEFLRQKGVPFVEKDISRDPAALDELMGKGFAATPVTLIDGEAVVGFNRARLEDLLGR, encoded by the coding sequence GTGAAGGAGTTCCTTCGCCAGAAAGGCGTGCCGTTCGTCGAGAAGGACATCAGCCGGGATCCGGCCGCCCTGGACGAGCTGATGGGAAAAGGCTTTGCGGCCACCCCCGTCACCCTCATCGACGGGGAGGCGGTGGTGGGTTTTAACCGGGCGCGGCTGGAAGACCTGCTGGGCCGGTGA
- a CDS encoding DsrE family protein translates to MHRVALIVLAGTDTRGDLGRVVNALTAARELQDTGDDVRIIFDGAGTRWIGELTSPGHRYGPLFAAVRDAVYGVCRHCAAAYGVQEAVQAQAIPLVGDYDGHPSLRRLLAEGFTVITF, encoded by the coding sequence GTGCACCGGGTGGCCCTGATCGTCCTGGCCGGCACCGACACCCGCGGCGACCTGGGCCGCGTGGTGAACGCGCTCACGGCGGCCAGGGAGCTGCAGGACACCGGCGACGACGTGCGGATCATCTTTGACGGCGCCGGCACCCGCTGGATCGGCGAACTGACCTCCCCGGGACACCGGTACGGTCCTCTGTTTGCCGCCGTCCGCGACGCCGTGTACGGTGTCTGCCGCCACTGTGCGGCGGCCTACGGCGTCCAGGAAGCGGTCCAGGCGCAAGCCATCCCTCTGGTGGGAGACTACGACGGCCACCCCAGCCTGCGGAGGTTGCTGGCCGAGGGGTTCACAGTGATCACCTTCTGA
- a CDS encoding DUF3179 domain-containing protein → MRVAVGVGAVVAVLAGSVAWVQVGRVARTAPSGERVPFDTAEWKTDFTRHSVPLGEIISGGPPKDGIPAIDRPQFDTVAQADRWLKPREPVILFQHGGDVRAYPLQILIWHEIVNDVVGGRPAVVTFCPLCNTSIVFDRRVAGRVLDFGTTGRLRFSDLVMYDRQTESWWQQATGEAIVGELTGQTLTFLPSMIVSWEMFRTAHPRGRVLNRQTGHTRSYGVNPYLGYDDIASSPFLYTGPRDDRLPPMARVVTVSLGGEDVAYPFSVLEKTPVVNDVVGGRPIVVLYSRGVTSALDRSSIADSRDVGTAGVFERTLQGRPLTFRLTGDRITDVQTGSAWTVLGTATAGPLAGQRLAPVVHGQHFWFSWAVFKPRTRIYRP, encoded by the coding sequence ATGAGGGTGGCCGTCGGTGTGGGAGCCGTGGTGGCGGTCCTGGCCGGGTCGGTGGCGTGGGTACAGGTGGGCCGCGTCGCCCGCACCGCGCCGTCGGGGGAACGGGTGCCGTTTGACACCGCCGAGTGGAAGACGGACTTCACCAGGCACAGCGTGCCCCTGGGCGAGATCATCTCGGGCGGACCGCCCAAAGACGGCATTCCCGCCATCGACCGCCCCCAGTTCGACACCGTGGCCCAGGCCGACCGGTGGCTGAAGCCCCGGGAGCCGGTCATCCTGTTCCAGCACGGCGGCGATGTGCGGGCCTACCCTTTGCAGATCCTCATCTGGCACGAGATCGTCAACGACGTGGTGGGCGGGCGGCCGGCGGTGGTCACCTTTTGCCCCCTGTGCAACACGTCCATCGTCTTCGACCGGCGCGTGGCCGGGCGGGTGCTGGATTTCGGGACCACCGGCAGGCTGCGCTTTTCGGACCTGGTGATGTATGACCGCCAGACCGAGTCCTGGTGGCAGCAGGCCACCGGGGAGGCCATCGTCGGGGAGCTCACCGGGCAGACGCTGACCTTCCTGCCCTCCATGATCGTCTCCTGGGAGATGTTCCGCACGGCCCACCCCCGGGGGCGGGTCCTCAACCGCCAGACCGGCCATACCCGGTCGTACGGCGTCAACCCGTACCTGGGCTACGATGACATCGCCTCCTCTCCTTTCCTCTACACCGGCCCCCGGGACGACCGCCTGCCGCCGATGGCGCGCGTGGTCACCGTATCGCTGGGCGGAGAAGACGTCGCCTACCCGTTCAGCGTGCTGGAGAAGACACCGGTGGTCAACGACGTGGTCGGCGGCAGGCCCATTGTGGTCCTCTACAGCCGGGGCGTCACCTCGGCGCTGGACCGCAGCAGCATCGCCGATTCGCGGGACGTGGGCACGGCCGGAGTCTTCGAGCGCACCCTGCAGGGACGGCCGCTGACCTTCCGTCTGACCGGCGACCGCATCACCGATGTCCAGACGGGCAGCGCGTGGACTGTGCTGGGAACGGCCACCGCGGGGCCCCTGGCGGGCCAGCGCCTGGCGCCGGTGGTGCACGGCCAGCACTTCTGGTTCTCGTGGGCGGTCTTCAAGCCCCGGACGCGCATCTACCGGCCGTAG
- the pgl gene encoding 6-phosphogluconolactonase, whose amino-acid sequence MRTPAPVRPVVYVYPDVDSLARAAARAVVDRVRAAVESEGRCAVALSGGTTPRPLYRLLATEFRDRVPWGQVDLFWGDERYVPPDDPRSNYRMARETLLDLVPVPPHNVHPMPTHVADPEEAARIYDALLASRFPGPWPRFDVLLLGLAADGHIASLFPASAALRVTDRRVVAVRVPADPPQRLTVTLPVINHAASVSFLVAGRGKAGAVHRALVEPQDPTTSPAAAVRPVHGEVIWWLDEAAATFLGPEIRTPSPPA is encoded by the coding sequence GTGAGAACTCCCGCGCCGGTCCGGCCGGTGGTGTACGTCTACCCCGACGTGGACAGCCTGGCCCGGGCAGCGGCCCGCGCCGTGGTGGACCGGGTGCGGGCGGCGGTGGAGTCGGAGGGACGGTGCGCGGTGGCGCTGTCGGGGGGCACCACGCCGCGCCCGCTGTACCGTCTGCTGGCCACCGAGTTCCGGGACCGCGTCCCCTGGGGACAGGTGGATCTGTTCTGGGGCGATGAGCGGTACGTGCCTCCCGACGACCCTCGCAGCAACTACCGCATGGCGCGGGAGACCCTGCTGGACCTGGTGCCTGTCCCCCCGCACAACGTCCACCCGATGCCCACCCACGTCGCCGACCCGGAGGAGGCGGCGCGCATCTACGATGCCCTTCTGGCGTCCCGCTTTCCCGGGCCGTGGCCCCGGTTTGACGTGCTGCTGCTGGGGCTGGCCGCCGACGGCCACATCGCCTCGCTGTTTCCGGCGTCGGCGGCGCTGCGGGTGACCGACCGGCGGGTGGTGGCGGTGCGGGTTCCGGCCGATCCGCCCCAGCGCCTGACCGTCACCCTGCCGGTGATCAACCACGCGGCCAGCGTCTCCTTCCTGGTGGCCGGCAGGGGCAAGGCCGGGGCGGTGCACCGGGCGCTGGTGGAGCCCCAGGATCCGACGACCTCTCCCGCGGCGGCGGTCCGGCCGGTCCACGGAGAGGTGATCTGGTGGCTGGACGAGGCCGCCGCCACGTTTCTGGGGCCGGAGATCCGCACGCCGTCGCCGCCCGCATAA
- the gnd gene encoding decarboxylating 6-phosphogluconate dehydrogenase produces MDLGMVGLGRMGANMAERLVRAGHRVVGYARSEASRQRARQAGAEAAASLAELAERLAAPRVVWLMLPAGPTVDDTLQALAPLLARGDVVVDGGNSYYRDTLRRAEWLTSRGLEFVDVGTSGGIWGRTEGYCLMVGGTAEAVARLRPVLEALAPSPDRGWGHVGPHGAGHFVKMVHNGIEYGMMQALAEGFALMRRKREFALDLHQVAEIWRHGSVVRSWLLDLLAAALAEDQEFADVAPQVADSGEGRWTVQEAIDLESPAPVITLALVQRLRSRDAYAYADRLLAVLRRQFGGHEVTRAT; encoded by the coding sequence ATGGATCTCGGGATGGTCGGTCTGGGACGCATGGGCGCCAACATGGCCGAGCGACTGGTGCGGGCGGGTCACCGGGTGGTGGGGTACGCCCGGTCGGAGGCATCCCGGCAGCGGGCCCGGCAGGCGGGCGCCGAGGCGGCGGCGTCCCTGGCCGAACTGGCCGAGCGGCTGGCTGCACCGCGGGTGGTCTGGCTGATGCTGCCGGCCGGCCCGACGGTGGACGACACCCTTCAGGCGCTGGCCCCCCTGCTGGCCCGGGGCGACGTGGTGGTGGACGGCGGCAACTCCTACTATCGCGACACCCTGCGGCGGGCCGAGTGGCTCACCTCCCGCGGGCTGGAGTTCGTGGACGTGGGCACCAGCGGCGGCATCTGGGGGCGGACCGAAGGCTACTGCCTGATGGTGGGCGGCACTGCCGAGGCCGTGGCCCGCCTGCGCCCCGTGCTGGAGGCGCTGGCCCCGTCGCCGGACCGCGGGTGGGGCCACGTCGGCCCCCACGGCGCGGGCCACTTCGTCAAGATGGTGCACAACGGCATCGAGTACGGCATGATGCAGGCGCTGGCCGAAGGGTTCGCCCTGATGCGCCGCAAGCGGGAGTTTGCCCTGGACCTCCACCAGGTGGCCGAGATCTGGCGGCACGGCAGCGTGGTGCGGTCGTGGCTGCTGGACCTGCTGGCCGCCGCGCTGGCCGAAGACCAGGAGTTTGCCGACGTGGCTCCCCAGGTGGCCGACTCGGGCGAAGGGCGGTGGACCGTTCAGGAGGCCATCGACCTGGAGAGCCCCGCTCCGGTCATCACCCTGGCCCTGGTCCAGCGCCTGCGCTCCCGGGATGCCTACGCGTACGCCGACCGGCTGCTGGCGGTGCTGCGGCGGCAGTTCGGCGGGCACGAGGTGACCAGGGCGACGTGA
- a CDS encoding vitamin K epoxide reductase family protein, protein MAVLILGLAGAAVSAYVWYKQVTPGPVLCLGSGCAAVIRSRYGRLLGIPNGALGVAYFLTMAAVPLVESWWPVAHLLALGVTGVALILYVYLTYLQLWVLRTVCSWCLASAALTAAIFGALV, encoded by the coding sequence ATGGCCGTCCTGATCCTGGGTCTGGCGGGAGCCGCCGTCAGCGCCTACGTGTGGTACAAGCAGGTGACCCCGGGCCCGGTCCTGTGCCTGGGCTCCGGGTGCGCGGCGGTGATCCGCAGCCGCTACGGGCGGCTGCTGGGCATCCCCAACGGGGCGCTGGGCGTGGCCTACTTCCTGACGATGGCCGCCGTCCCGCTGGTGGAATCGTGGTGGCCCGTCGCGCATCTCCTGGCCCTGGGGGTCACCGGCGTGGCCCTGATCCTGTACGTGTACCTGACCTACCTGCAACTGTGGGTGCTGCGGACTGTGTGCAGCTGGTGCCTGGCGTCCGCGGCGCTGACGGCGGCGATTTTCGGCGCGCTGGTCTGA
- a CDS encoding Crp/Fnr family transcriptional regulator, translated as MAVTASRRPDKIWYLRQVDLFAGVDEAELRRLGERATLREFGRGSVILHPDEPQERVYVIKEGRVKISRYSPDGREQILALLGPGDIFGELALVGEAEPVHAEAFEHTLLCALSRDDMAALLRRHPELMLHVLRTLADRLRVAEEEIADLVFRTVPGRLAALLLRLAEASGHRHGGRLRLALRLTHQDIASMIGATRETVTATLSRLRAAGLIATEGRRIVVLDPEGLRRLSANTR; from the coding sequence ATGGCGGTGACGGCTTCCCGGCGGCCGGACAAGATCTGGTACCTGCGGCAGGTGGACCTGTTCGCGGGGGTGGACGAGGCAGAGCTGCGTCGGCTGGGTGAGCGCGCCACCCTGCGCGAGTTCGGCCGTGGCAGCGTCATCCTCCACCCCGACGAGCCCCAGGAGCGGGTGTACGTCATCAAGGAAGGGCGGGTAAAGATCTCCCGGTATTCTCCCGACGGGCGGGAGCAGATCCTGGCCCTGCTGGGGCCCGGAGACATCTTCGGAGAACTGGCGCTGGTCGGCGAGGCCGAACCCGTCCACGCCGAAGCCTTCGAGCACACCCTTCTCTGCGCCCTGTCCCGCGACGACATGGCGGCCCTGCTGCGCCGGCACCCGGAGCTGATGCTGCACGTCCTGCGGACGCTGGCCGACCGGTTGCGGGTGGCCGAGGAGGAAATCGCCGATCTGGTCTTCCGGACCGTGCCCGGCCGCCTGGCGGCCCTGCTGCTGCGCCTGGCCGAGGCCTCGGGCCACCGCCACGGCGGACGGCTGCGGCTGGCCCTGCGCCTGACGCACCAGGACATCGCCAGCATGATCGGCGCCACCCGGGAGACGGTGACGGCCACCCTAAGCCGCCTGCGCGCCGCCGGCCTGATCGCTACCGAGGGCCGCCGGATCGTCGTCCTCGATCCCGAGGGGCTGCGGAGGCTGTCGGCGAACACACGCTAG
- a CDS encoding M20 family metallo-hydrolase, translating to MALANPSLPRVRSRLEALAEIGRDPAGGLTRLPCTPAHAEAVRLAAGMMREAGLDPGVDDFGNLVGWRPGRTEAALLCGSHLDTVPQGGMFDGALGVVAAIECAQTLRDAGIQLTHGLAVVAFADEEGVAFGVGTLSSRALVGEISRERLRLLRDASGRPLADCLRERAHGLPLARVPDRVAAYLELHIEQGPVLDAAGQTAAGVTAVVGIARTWVTWTGSAQHAGTTPMDRRADALVGAARLALDLREMARRSPGLLVATAGRLHVHPGAVNVVPGRVEMTVEVRSPDAGRLRDACGWAEARAREIAASEGLQVQVDPWDVSPPQMLDPDVRAAVRRALAACGHPERELPSWAGHDAAVLARHVPAGMIFVPSAGGISHSPHEHTPWEAVDAGVRVLLHALLALDAAGVPPRTLPLAYGAP from the coding sequence ATGGCGCTTGCGAACCCGTCACTGCCGCGGGTGCGGTCCCGCCTGGAAGCTCTGGCCGAGATCGGCCGTGATCCCGCCGGCGGCCTCACCCGGTTGCCGTGCACGCCCGCCCACGCCGAGGCCGTGCGCCTGGCGGCGGGCATGATGCGCGAGGCGGGGCTGGACCCCGGCGTGGACGACTTCGGGAACCTGGTCGGGTGGCGGCCGGGGCGCACCGAGGCGGCGCTGCTGTGCGGGTCGCACCTGGACACGGTCCCCCAGGGAGGGATGTTCGACGGCGCCCTGGGCGTGGTCGCCGCCATCGAGTGCGCCCAGACCCTGCGCGACGCGGGCATCCAGCTGACCCACGGGCTGGCGGTGGTGGCATTTGCCGACGAGGAAGGCGTGGCCTTCGGCGTGGGGACCCTCAGTTCCCGGGCGCTGGTGGGCGAGATTTCCCGGGAGCGACTCCGGCTCCTGCGGGATGCGTCCGGGCGGCCCCTGGCCGACTGCCTGCGCGAGCGCGCCCACGGTCTGCCACTGGCGCGGGTCCCCGACCGGGTGGCCGCCTACCTGGAACTGCACATCGAGCAGGGCCCGGTGCTGGACGCGGCCGGACAGACGGCGGCGGGCGTGACCGCCGTCGTCGGCATCGCGCGGACCTGGGTGACGTGGACCGGGAGCGCGCAGCACGCCGGCACCACCCCCATGGATCGGCGCGCCGACGCCCTGGTCGGTGCTGCCCGGCTGGCGCTGGACCTGCGGGAGATGGCCCGCCGGTCCCCCGGCCTCCTGGTCGCCACCGCCGGACGCCTGCACGTCCACCCCGGCGCCGTCAACGTCGTCCCGGGGCGGGTGGAGATGACCGTGGAAGTGCGCAGTCCGGATGCCGGCCGCCTGCGCGACGCCTGCGGGTGGGCGGAGGCCCGCGCCCGGGAGATCGCCGCGTCCGAAGGCCTGCAGGTGCAGGTGGACCCCTGGGATGTATCCCCGCCCCAAATGCTGGACCCGGACGTGCGCGCGGCCGTCCGGAGGGCACTGGCGGCCTGCGGCCACCCCGAGCGGGAGCTGCCGAGCTGGGCCGGCCACGACGCCGCCGTGCTGGCCCGGCATGTTCCTGCGGGAATGATCTTCGTCCCCAGCGCCGGCGGGATCAGCCACTCGCCCCACGAGCACACGCCGTGGGAGGCCGTCGACGCCGGCGTCCGGGTCCTGCTGCACGCGCTGCTGGCGCTGGACGCCGCCGGCGTGCCTCCCCGGACGCTCCCTCTGGCCTACGGTGCCCCGTGA
- a CDS encoding DUF1116 domain-containing protein has product MSDLADRIAAANADALDRLMRASPALVAVRPAAEVIPALRGRRLLHAGPPVPPSRMCGPMRGAAVGAILLDGWADSADDAAALLDGGGVEVACTHDHGAVGPMAGIISPSMPVCVVQDQDGGRAFCPLNEGVGTVLRFGAYGPAVLERLTWLRDVCAPALDAALRETGGLSLVPVMGRALTMGDEMHQRNVAATALLVRELAPALAGVAPAAVAREVLRFLAATDQFFLNVAMAACKCLTAHIADIPYCTLVTAMSRNGVDFGLRVSGLGDRWFTAPAPQARGLYFPGYGPEDANPDLGDSAIVETVGLGGFAMAAAPAVVGFVGLPSAREAESITRAMGEITAGRSPHWRIPALDFEGVPTGIDIRKVVALQIAPVINTGIAHRRAGVGQIGAGVVRAPLEAFQRALEAFAVRYGA; this is encoded by the coding sequence GTGAGCGACCTCGCAGACCGCATCGCCGCCGCCAACGCCGACGCCCTGGACCGCCTGATGCGGGCCTCGCCGGCGCTGGTCGCCGTGCGACCGGCGGCAGAGGTCATCCCGGCATTGCGGGGTCGCCGGCTCCTCCACGCGGGCCCGCCGGTACCGCCTTCCCGGATGTGCGGGCCGATGCGGGGCGCGGCCGTGGGCGCCATCCTGCTGGACGGATGGGCAGACAGCGCCGACGACGCCGCGGCCCTGCTGGACGGAGGGGGCGTGGAGGTGGCGTGCACCCACGATCACGGAGCGGTGGGCCCCATGGCCGGCATCATCTCGCCGTCCATGCCGGTCTGTGTCGTGCAGGATCAGGACGGCGGGCGCGCCTTCTGCCCGCTGAACGAGGGAGTGGGGACGGTCCTGCGCTTCGGCGCCTACGGGCCGGCGGTCCTGGAGCGCCTGACCTGGCTGCGGGACGTGTGCGCCCCCGCCCTGGACGCCGCCCTGCGCGAGACCGGAGGCCTGTCCCTGGTCCCCGTGATGGGGCGGGCGCTCACCATGGGAGACGAGATGCACCAGCGCAACGTGGCCGCCACCGCCCTGCTGGTCCGGGAACTGGCGCCCGCCCTGGCAGGTGTCGCCCCAGCGGCGGTGGCCCGGGAGGTCCTGCGCTTTCTGGCCGCCACCGACCAGTTCTTCCTCAACGTGGCCATGGCGGCGTGCAAGTGCCTCACGGCGCACATCGCCGACATCCCCTACTGCACCCTGGTCACCGCCATGAGCCGCAACGGCGTGGACTTCGGCCTGCGGGTCAGCGGGCTGGGGGACCGGTGGTTCACCGCGCCGGCGCCACAGGCCCGGGGGCTGTACTTCCCCGGCTACGGCCCCGAAGACGCCAACCCGGACCTGGGGGACAGCGCCATCGTGGAAACGGTGGGCCTGGGAGGGTTCGCCATGGCCGCCGCTCCGGCCGTGGTGGGCTTCGTCGGCCTGCCGTCGGCCCGGGAGGCCGAGAGCATCACCCGGGCCATGGGGGAGATCACCGCGGGCCGCAGTCCCCACTGGCGCATCCCGGCGCTGGACTTCGAGGGCGTGCCCACCGGGATCGACATCCGCAAGGTGGTGGCGCTGCAGATCGCGCCGGTGATCAACACCGGCATCGCCCACCGTCGCGCCGGCGTCGGACAGATCGGCGCGGGCGTGGTGCGGGCGCCCCTGGAGGCCTTCCAGCGGGCGCTGGAAGCGTTTGCCGTGCGCTACGGGGCCTGA
- a CDS encoding alanine--glyoxylate aminotransferase family protein → MSTVGDLTPPDRLLCGTGPTNPDPRVLRALAAPVLGQFDPAFTAIMEEVMALARQVFQTANPRTFAVSGTGRAGMEAAIASLVEPGDPVLVAACGRFGDLFADLAARYGARVEQVTAEWGQVIDPQQIDDALRVRRAKVVAVVHGETSTGVLQPHMDAIGRICRRHDALLVVDAVVTLGGVEVDVDGWQADVCTSGTQKCLGCPSGMAPVTYNGRAEEVLARRRTPIISNYLDLAQLQRYWSPERLNHHTLPTAMTYGLREALRLVVEEGLPARWARHRRTGDALKAGLEAMGLRLFGDPRHRLPMITAVHVPDGVPDEAARLRLLEEFGVEIATSFGPLRGRIWRIGTMGYNARPTTVLTVLSALEHVLRAFGVRIPPAAGVEEARRRLAGDSAQPPR, encoded by the coding sequence GTGAGCACCGTCGGCGACCTGACTCCACCCGACCGGCTGCTGTGCGGCACCGGGCCCACCAACCCCGATCCCCGGGTCCTGCGGGCACTGGCCGCGCCGGTCCTCGGTCAGTTCGACCCGGCGTTCACCGCCATCATGGAAGAGGTCATGGCCCTGGCCCGGCAGGTCTTCCAGACGGCCAACCCGCGGACCTTCGCCGTCTCGGGCACCGGCCGGGCGGGCATGGAAGCCGCCATCGCCTCCCTGGTGGAGCCCGGCGACCCGGTCCTGGTGGCCGCCTGCGGGCGGTTCGGGGATCTGTTCGCCGACCTGGCCGCCCGCTACGGCGCGCGGGTCGAGCAGGTGACCGCCGAGTGGGGCCAGGTGATCGACCCGCAGCAGATCGACGATGCGTTGCGGGTCCGGCGAGCGAAGGTGGTGGCCGTCGTCCACGGCGAGACGTCCACCGGCGTGCTGCAGCCCCACATGGACGCCATCGGCCGGATCTGCCGGCGGCACGACGCGCTGCTGGTGGTGGACGCGGTGGTCACGCTGGGCGGGGTGGAGGTGGACGTGGACGGCTGGCAGGCGGACGTGTGCACGTCGGGCACCCAGAAGTGCCTGGGGTGTCCGTCGGGGATGGCGCCGGTCACCTACAACGGCCGCGCCGAGGAGGTCCTCGCCCGGCGGCGGACGCCCATCATCAGCAACTACCTTGACCTGGCCCAGCTGCAGCGCTACTGGAGCCCGGAGCGCCTGAATCACCACACCCTGCCCACCGCCATGACCTATGGACTGCGGGAGGCCCTGCGGCTGGTGGTGGAGGAGGGACTGCCGGCCCGATGGGCGCGCCACCGGCGCACAGGTGACGCGCTGAAGGCGGGTCTGGAAGCCATGGGCCTGCGCCTGTTCGGCGATCCCCGCCACCGGCTGCCGATGATCACCGCCGTGCACGTGCCCGATGGCGTACCCGATGAGGCGGCCCGCCTGCGTCTGCTGGAGGAGTTCGGGGTGGAGATCGCCACGTCGTTCGGACCCCTGCGGGGGCGTATCTGGCGCATCGGCACCATGGGCTACAACGCCCGGCCGACAACCGTCCTGACAGTCCTGTCGGCCCTGGAACACGTCCTGCGGGCGTTCGGGGTGCGGATCCCCCCCGCGGCGGGGGTGGAAGAAGCCCGTCGCCGGCTGGCCGGGGACTCTGCACAGCCCCCTCGGTGA
- the allB gene encoding allantoinase AllB, producing the protein MTYDRVVAGGRVVTPSGVVEGYLGIRAGRIASLSTEPLGGEDILDARGRVVLPGAVDLHVHFNEPGRTRWEGWGPGSRAAAAGGVTTAVEMPLNANPPTTTVPALQAKVEAAQSASVVDFALWGGLVPDNLEHLDALAAAGVVGFKAFLCPTGTPEFGWVDDGTLYEGMRRIARAGLVLAVHAENAGITGSLAARLQAQGRRDRRAWAESRPPVAELEAIQRAVLLASRAGCRLHVVHLSVPEGADLVARAQAQGQQVTVETCPHYLTLTDDDLVRLGPVAKCAPPLRDRPTVERLWEQVLAGRVHCLASDHSPCPTEDKARGEEDIWLAWGGITGVQTLVPLVLTEGVRRGLSLEQAAALLAAAPARIAGLWPRKGTIQVGADADLVVVDPDRRWTVDRGWLRSRHPHSPFVGWQMQGWITHVLRRGQVIVQDGDIVAEAGGQWIRPLRGQSPT; encoded by the coding sequence GTGACCTACGACCGGGTGGTCGCTGGCGGACGGGTCGTGACGCCCTCGGGCGTGGTGGAGGGCTATCTGGGGATCCGTGCCGGCCGCATCGCGAGCCTGTCCACCGAACCCCTGGGGGGAGAAGACATCCTGGACGCCCGGGGGCGGGTCGTCCTGCCGGGCGCCGTGGACCTGCACGTGCACTTCAACGAGCCCGGGCGCACCCGCTGGGAAGGGTGGGGGCCCGGCAGCCGCGCCGCGGCCGCCGGAGGCGTCACCACCGCCGTGGAGATGCCCCTCAACGCGAACCCGCCCACCACCACCGTCCCCGCCCTGCAGGCGAAGGTGGAGGCGGCGCAGTCGGCGTCGGTGGTGGACTTCGCCCTGTGGGGCGGTCTGGTGCCCGACAACCTGGAGCACCTGGACGCGCTGGCCGCCGCCGGCGTGGTCGGGTTCAAGGCCTTCCTGTGCCCCACCGGGACCCCCGAGTTCGGGTGGGTGGACGACGGCACCCTGTACGAGGGCATGCGCCGGATCGCCCGCGCGGGGCTGGTCCTGGCGGTGCACGCGGAAAACGCCGGGATCACCGGCTCTCTGGCCGCGCGCCTGCAGGCGCAGGGGCGGCGGGACCGCCGCGCGTGGGCGGAGTCCCGTCCCCCGGTGGCCGAACTGGAAGCCATCCAGCGGGCGGTGCTGCTGGCCTCGCGCGCGGGCTGCCGGCTGCACGTGGTTCACCTGAGCGTGCCCGAGGGTGCGGACCTGGTGGCCCGCGCGCAGGCGCAGGGGCAGCAGGTGACGGTGGAGACCTGCCCCCACTACCTGACCCTGACCGACGACGACCTGGTGCGGCTGGGGCCGGTGGCCAAGTGCGCGCCGCCCCTGCGCGACCGGCCGACGGTGGAGAGGCTGTGGGAGCAGGTGCTGGCCGGACGCGTGCACTGCCTGGCTTCGGATCACTCGCCCTGTCCCACCGAGGACAAGGCCCGGGGGGAGGAGGACATCTGGCTGGCGTGGGGCGGGATCACCGGAGTGCAGACGCTGGTGCCTCTGGTGCTGACCGAAGGCGTGCGCCGCGGCCTGAGCCTGGAGCAGGCCGCGGCGCTGCTGGCCGCCGCTCCGGCCCGCATCGCGGGCCTGTGGCCGCGCAAGGGGACCATCCAGGTGGGCGCCGATGCCGACCTGGTGGTGGTGGATCCAGATCGGCGGTGGACGGTGGATCGCGGCTGGCTGCGCTCCCGCCACCCCCATTCGCCGTTCGTCGGCTGGCAGATGCAGGGGTGGATCACCCATGTCCTGCGCCGCGGCCAGGTCATCGTCCAGGATGGCGACATCGTGGCGGAGGCGGGCGGGCAATGGATCCGCCCGCTCCGGGGACAGTCCCCGACCTGA